The Bacteroides fragilis NCTC 9343 genome includes the window TCTTGCGCGCCACTACCGAATACGTAACTTCTTTACTCATAATCGTACTTTCTTTTTAGAGTTAAACATCTGTTTTTCAATCACATTTCAAAGATACGACACCCCCGATGCTCCAATGACAAAGAAAGAGGACCGATGACAAAGTTTGAGGAAAAAAGAATATAAAAACACACTGCATTCCGGATATTTTTCCGTACATTTACAGTATGTAACAATCAGATAATCAAAGCCATGAATCAAAGAAAAGAAGAAGACACAACCGAAGCCGATTTCATCATCCGCTCGTACACCAAAGCCGAACTTGCACAGCTTTACTGCCCGGGACTCGACCCCGTGCTCGCCCTGCAGAAACTCTACCGCTGGATGCGTAAAAACACCGCCCTGACACAGGCACTGTCCGATGTCAATTACAACAAATACCGCCACAGCTTCCTTAAACGGGAAGTCCGGCTGATCGTGTATTACCTGGGAGAACCTTGAATTCACCACAGAGGGGAATTCACCACAGAGGGACACAGAGTCTCACAGAGTTTTTTTTCTAAAAGCATATCCAATGAAAATATAGATTCTCTGTGAGACTCTGTGTCCTCTGTGGTGAAAAACACGAAAAAGACTTAGACGTTTCCCTCGAAACATCCAAGTCTTTTCCTCTAAACTCTTAAGTCTTTTCGGAAAAGGCTTAAGAGTTTTTTCATACAAAGACAGGCACCCTTCCACCCTCTTTTTGGGTCCAAAGGTCCAAGGTCCATTCTATGGGATGCCCGCTCCCCAGCTCCGAGTCGTCTTTCGACACACATCTCCCTCTTTTACAACGAGTTTAAGCTCGACCGTCTTCCTGAAAAGCCGTTTGGCAGTGGTTT containing:
- a CDS encoding DUF4248 domain-containing protein, with the translated sequence MNQRKEEDTTEADFIIRSYTKAELAQLYCPGLDPVLALQKLYRWMRKNTALTQALSDVNYNKYRHSFLKREVRLIVYYLGEP